The Lycium barbarum isolate Lr01 chromosome 10, ASM1917538v2, whole genome shotgun sequence genome includes a region encoding these proteins:
- the LOC132613818 gene encoding uncharacterized protein LOC132613818 has translation MDETLIVHIEKESKVPQQQQQQPQQEQIPLLKSEHTQNHEIQENGNHDDTDLDKTLQKLELFLTLLGFNQSSVLSIVLSWIFFLLLGVVLPVVILELNNCPGCESGQIKSFELDILISQALLAAASLLCLSHNLRKYGIRKFLFVDRYSGHMERFSEQYRKKISDSVRLLVLWVLPCFLLKTAREIIRILYVPHESWWQSAAISLAFITSWTYITTIFLSASVLFHLVCSLQIIHFNDYVKHLETEHDCFLLIQEHVRLRYYLSKISHRFRIYLLLEFLIVIVSHFMTLFLTTGYTGLLTYINGGDFAVSSVVEVVGVILCLNAAAKISHRAQGIGSIASRWHALATCTSGEVSQMRNSTSTSSLEAANRSSLVYNFSESDLESLDFVAEPTNTQLASYMSSYQKRQALVMYLQNNPGGITIFGWTVDRGLINTIFFIELTVATFILGKTIIFTAH, from the exons ATGGATGAGACCCTTATAGTCCATATAGAAAAAGAATCAAAAGtaccccaacaacaacaacaacaaccacaacaagaACAAATTCCTCTACTCAAATCTGAGCACACCCAAAAccatgaaattcaagaaaatggcaATCATGATGATACCGATTTAGATAAAACCCTTCAAAAGTTAGAATTATTTCTTACTTTATTGGGTTTTAATCAGTCATCAGTTTTAAGTATTGTGCTTTCTTGGATTTTTTTCTTGTTATTAGGGGTTGTGTTACCTGTAGTTATATTGGAGCTTAATAATTGTCCTGGATGTGAAAGTGGTCAAATTAAAAGCTTTGAGCTTGATATTTTGATTTCTCAAGCTCTTTTAGCTGCTGCATCTTTGCTTTGCCTTTCACATAATCTGAGAAAGTATGGAATCAGGAAATTCTTGTTTGTGGATCGATACAGTGGCCATATGGAAAGATTCAGTGAGCAATATCGTAAGAAGATCTCT GACTCTGTTCGCTTGCTAGTATTGTGGGTGCTGCCATGTTTCCTTTTGAAGACTGCACGTGAAATAATTCGCATTTTATACGTGCCTCACGAGTCATGGTGGCAATCTGCTGCTATTTCATTAGCTTTTATTACATCATGGACTTATATTACTACAATTTTCTTGTCGGCTAGTGTTTTGTTCCACCTGGTCTGCAGCCTACAGATTATACACTTTAATGACTATGTGAAGCACTTGGAAACGGAGCATGATTGTTTTCTATTGATACAAGAGCACGTTCGTCTACGATATTATCTCTCCAAAATTAGCCATAGATTTCGAATCTATCTTCTGCTGGAGTTCTTAATTGTCATTGTGAGCCATTTTATGACTCTCTTCCTGACAACTGGTTATACCGGCCTGCTTACTTACATCAATGGTGGTGATTTTGCA GTCTCGTCAGTTGTTGAGGTGGTAGGGGTGATCCTTTGCTTGAATGCTGCTGCAAAAATATCCCACAGAGCCCAAGGTATTGGATCAATAGCGAGTAGATGGCATGCTTTGGCTACATGCACTTCAGGTGAAGTGTCTCAAATGAGAAACTCAACTAGCACGAGTAGCCTGGAAGCTGCTAACCGGTCTAGCTTAGTCTATAACTTCTCAGAAAGTGATTTGGAGTCTCTAGATTTTGTAGCAGAACCAACAAATACACAATTGGCTTCTTACATGTCCTCCTACCAAAAGAGACAAGCCCTAG TGATGTATTTGCAGAACAATCCCGGAGGAATTACCATATTTGGATGGACAGTTGATAGAGGTCTCATCAACACAATCTTCTTCATTGAATTGACAGTGGCAACATTCATCCTTGGAAAGACCATAATTTTTACGGCTCACTAA